TCATAGCGATACGATACTTCTGATCCGAGTTAACCCAGATAACAAAACAATCCGGGTGCTTTCGATACCTAGAGGTACTATGATCTCTATCCCAGAAAAAGGATTAACTAAGGTATCTGATGCCAATGTCCAAGGTGGTCAAGTTTTGGCAGCACGCGTGGTTAGCCGTACTTTAAGTAATGCGCCAATTGACCGCTACATTCGTATCTCCACCAGTGGCTTGCGACAACTTGTGGATCAGTTGGGTGGAGTTGAGATATTTGTTCCCAAATCAATGGTATACAAAGACTCTGCTGCTAGATTTTCGATTAATTTAGTCAGCGGTTGGCAAACTCTGAATGGCGAACAGGCAGAACAGTTTGTGCGGTTCGCTGAACCAGGAATGGGAGATTTGGGAAGAGTACAGCGACAACAATCACTGCTTTTGGGGTTGCGCGATCGCCTCAATAGTCCTAGTGTCTTACCCAGATTGCCTCAAATTGTTCGTGTGATGCGAAAGCACTTCGACACTAACCTGAAGCTGGAAGAAATGATGGCGCTGGTCAACTTTGGCTTGAACTTAGAGCGAGATAATTTCCAAATGACCATATTACCTGGTATTTTCAGCCGTCTCAGCCAAGACCCCAACAGCTATTGGTTGGATCTGACCGGACGAGTTGACTTACTAGATAACTATACTGGGGTCACAATATCGGGTATGACCAAAAGTGTGAAACCGCTCACTAGCCTCAAAATTGCTATTCAAAATACTTCCACAAAACCCCAACTAACACAAAAAATTATTAGTAATCTCAAACAGAAAGGATTTACAAAACTTTACCCTGTGGCGAATTGGCCCGACGCCCGTAGCAAAACTAAAATTATCGTCCAGAAAGGGAATAAACAAGCAGGAGAACAATTACAACAAATCTTAGGTTTGGGTCAGGTTGAGGTGTCAGCGACTGGCGACTTGGAATCGGATATTACAATCCGTATTGGTAAAGATTGGAAGTAGTGAGTAGTTAGTGGTTAGTTGATAAGCACTAACTACTCACTACTCACAACGGGGACGCTTATGAAAAAAATTCTACTTCGTATACTGGGATTGATTGTGGTTTGGGTTCTTGCCTGGTTATGGGTATTGCTCAATCCCAATCCAGCTTATGGTTAAGCAAAAACAATGAACTACAGCAGTACAAATTTTTTGAGGAAACCATGATTTTTCTCAAAAGTATGCTATAAGCAGAAGTTTTGAGAAAATTATTTGCAATTAGGTAGAATTACGTGTCTTTCAAAAATCAACGTTAAGAATGGTCACTCAGCTACACCCCTAAACCCTTAATTTTACCCAAACTACCCTGACAAACTACCAAATTTCAAGTTAAATGTTTTGAGATATACGCCTTGAGAAAGTTGTCAGGTACTGTTTGTGACACAACAACAAAAAGCTCCTCGTTCTTTAGCTGGAATTGCTGGCATTATCGCCGTTGCGACGTTAATAAGCAAATTCTTTGGACTGGTACGCGAACAAGCGATCGCCGCTGCTTTTGGTGCGGGGGCTGTTGTCGATGCTTATAACTTCGCCTACATGATCCCGAGTTTTCTGCTGATATTGCTAGGTGGCGTTAATGGACCATTCCACAGTGCGATCGTCAGCGTCTTAGCCAAGCGCAAGCAAGAAGAATCTGCTCGCTTGGTTGAAACAATTACAACCCTTGTGGGTGGTTTGCTACTTTTGGTGACTGTTTTCCTGGTAATATTTGCCCCTTACCTGATTGACTTAGTTGCACCAGGTTTAGATACCGTTCCTAACGGAGCATTCGTAAAAGCAAATGCGATCGTCCAACTAAGGATCATGGCACCGATGGCAGTTTTAGC
The sequence above is a segment of the Mastigocladopsis repens PCC 10914 genome. Coding sequences within it:
- a CDS encoding LCP family protein produces the protein MIKQVVEQENQGTSGELQQLPNGVTAKNQENVSRQFVESTGSIPSQLYQRLGLAMPRWLFWILTIVVGITLSGLLVSTLALWTPLWSDMDRTDEELGLGEKEQKTPLPGELWSNISQYQLTRPMNILVMGIEPVPRTIDGSPESFAGHSDTILLIRVNPDNKTIRVLSIPRGTMISIPEKGLTKVSDANVQGGQVLAARVVSRTLSNAPIDRYIRISTSGLRQLVDQLGGVEIFVPKSMVYKDSAARFSINLVSGWQTLNGEQAEQFVRFAEPGMGDLGRVQRQQSLLLGLRDRLNSPSVLPRLPQIVRVMRKHFDTNLKLEEMMALVNFGLNLERDNFQMTILPGIFSRLSQDPNSYWLDLTGRVDLLDNYTGVTISGMTKSVKPLTSLKIAIQNTSTKPQLTQKIISNLKQKGFTKLYPVANWPDARSKTKIIVQKGNKQAGEQLQQILGLGQVEVSATGDLESDITIRIGKDWK